The Vibrio tasmaniensis genome includes a region encoding these proteins:
- the pdxH gene encoding pyridoxamine 5'-phosphate oxidase, whose translation MELTDIRREYAKGGLRRKDLAADPIEQFNLWLEQAIEAKLTDPTAMTVATVDENGQPFQRIVLLKNVDKDGFVFYTNLGSRKAHQLGHNSKISLHFPWHPLERQVHITGTAEKLTAIENMKYFSSRPKESQLAAIASKQSSRISARGILEGKYLELKQKFAKGEIPVPSFWGGFRVRVDSIEFWQGGEHRLHDRFLFSRQDNSWDIDRLAP comes from the coding sequence ATGGAACTGACCGATATTCGTCGCGAATACGCTAAGGGTGGATTGAGACGTAAAGACTTAGCCGCAGACCCGATTGAACAATTCAATCTATGGCTAGAGCAAGCTATTGAAGCTAAGTTGACGGACCCTACTGCCATGACAGTTGCTACGGTTGATGAAAATGGTCAGCCATTCCAACGAATTGTTCTACTAAAGAATGTTGATAAAGACGGCTTCGTTTTTTACACCAACTTGGGTAGCCGTAAAGCACATCAGCTTGGTCACAACAGTAAAATCAGTTTGCATTTCCCATGGCACCCACTTGAACGACAAGTTCATATTACGGGCACGGCTGAAAAGCTAACAGCGATTGAAAACATGAAGTACTTCTCGTCACGACCAAAAGAGAGCCAATTGGCCGCAATTGCAAGTAAGCAAAGTAGCCGTATCTCTGCTCGCGGGATTTTAGAAGGCAAATATCTAGAGCTTAAACAGAAGTTCGCAAAAGGAGAGATTCCGGTTCCTTCTTTCTGGGGTGGCTTCCGTGTGCGTGTAGATAGCATTGAGTTCTGGCAAGGTGGCGAACACCGCTTGCATGACCGCTTCTTGTTCTCACGCCAAGACAATAGCTGGGATATTGATCGCCTAGCACCATAG